One region of Neisseria mucosa genomic DNA includes:
- a CDS encoding recombination regulator RecX: MKPQKSLHARAMDILSRQEISRVGLKRKLAPYAESEEELENVLDEFAERNWQSDQRYAEAYIHSKSSQHGSLRLKQALAQQGIAETLSREFMPDKASELQTAVAVLRKKFKQPAADLKDKQKQARFLAYRGFDMDTIHAALKSSWDEEIFDASEE; the protein is encoded by the coding sequence ATGAAACCCCAAAAATCCCTGCACGCCCGCGCGATGGACATTCTTTCCCGACAGGAAATCAGCCGTGTCGGACTCAAGCGCAAGCTCGCTCCGTATGCCGAAAGCGAAGAAGAATTGGAAAACGTGTTGGACGAATTTGCCGAACGCAACTGGCAATCCGACCAACGCTACGCCGAAGCCTACATCCACAGCAAAAGCAGCCAACACGGTTCCCTGCGTCTGAAACAGGCATTGGCGCAGCAAGGCATAGCCGAAACCCTCAGCCGCGAATTCATGCCCGACAAAGCGAGCGAACTGCAAACCGCAGTCGCCGTGTTGCGCAAAAAATTCAAACAACCCGCCGCCGATTTGAAAGACAAACAGAAACAAGCGCGCTTCCTCGCCTATCGCGGATTCGACATGGACACCATCCACGCCGCGCTCAAAAGCAGCTGGGACGAAGAAATATTCGACGCTTCTGAAGAATGA
- a CDS encoding Glu/Leu/Phe/Val dehydrogenase, protein MSQSAAKETLNPFEIARKQVKTACDRLNADPAVYEILKSPQRVLEVTFPVKLDNGTVKTFTGYRSQHNNAVGPYKGGVRFHPNVNLDEVKALSIWMTIKCCVAGIPYGGGKGGITLDPRDYSEAELERIARAYSEAISPLIGEKIDIPAPDVNTNGKIMSWMVDAYENVVKKSAPGVFTGKPVEFGGSLARTEATGYGVNFAAVQALEKLGKDVKGATYAIQGFGNVGYHTGYYAHQSGAKVVAVSTVDVAIYNENGLDMEALFKEFQEKGFITNEAGYGKEISNAELLALDVDVLAPCALENQLTSENAGKVRAKIVVEGANGPTTPEADAILRQNGVLVVPDILANCGGVVVSYFEWVQNLQGYYWEFDEVQEKETVVLRRAFRDIWNLAQEYDVDLRTASYMMSIRRVEKAMKLRGWY, encoded by the coding sequence ATGTCCCAATCCGCCGCAAAAGAAACCCTTAATCCTTTCGAAATCGCCCGCAAACAGGTCAAAACCGCCTGCGACCGGCTCAATGCCGACCCTGCGGTGTATGAAATCCTGAAAAGCCCGCAACGCGTTTTGGAAGTTACCTTCCCCGTCAAACTCGACAACGGTACGGTCAAAACCTTCACCGGCTACCGTTCGCAACACAACAACGCCGTCGGCCCCTACAAAGGCGGCGTGCGTTTCCATCCCAATGTGAATTTGGACGAAGTCAAAGCCTTGTCGATTTGGATGACCATCAAATGCTGCGTTGCGGGCATTCCTTACGGCGGCGGCAAAGGAGGCATTACTTTGGATCCGCGCGATTATTCCGAAGCAGAGTTGGAACGCATTGCACGCGCTTATTCCGAAGCCATTTCCCCGCTCATCGGCGAGAAAATCGATATTCCTGCACCTGACGTGAACACCAACGGCAAAATCATGTCGTGGATGGTCGATGCCTACGAAAACGTCGTTAAAAAATCTGCGCCGGGCGTGTTCACAGGTAAACCGGTCGAATTCGGCGGCTCTTTGGCGCGTACCGAAGCGACAGGTTACGGCGTGAACTTCGCCGCCGTCCAAGCTTTGGAAAAACTCGGCAAAGACGTGAAAGGCGCGACCTACGCCATTCAGGGCTTCGGCAATGTGGGCTATCACACAGGCTATTACGCGCATCAATCCGGCGCGAAAGTCGTTGCCGTTTCCACCGTTGACGTCGCCATCTACAACGAAAACGGCTTGGATATGGAAGCCCTCTTCAAAGAGTTCCAAGAAAAAGGCTTCATTACCAACGAAGCGGGTTACGGCAAAGAAATCAGCAACGCCGAACTCTTGGCATTGGATGTGGACGTACTCGCCCCTTGCGCGCTGGAAAACCAACTGACTTCCGAAAACGCGGGCAAAGTACGCGCCAAAATCGTAGTCGAAGGCGCAAACGGCCCGACTACACCTGAAGCCGATGCCATCCTGCGTCAAAACGGCGTATTGGTCGTGCCCGATATTCTGGCGAACTGCGGCGGCGTGGTCGTTTCCTATTTTGAATGGGTGCAAAACCTGCAAGGCTATTACTGGGAATTTGACGAAGTTCAGGAAAAAGAAACCGTCGTCCTGCGCCGCGCGTTCCGCGATATTTGGAATCTGGCGCAAGAGTATGATGTGGACCTGCGTACCGCGTCTTACATGATGAGTATCCGCCGCGTTGAAAAAGCGATGAAGCTGCGCGGTTGGTACTGA
- a CDS encoding deacetylase, whose product MKKLIRRLRTRLRRLLGKNARTVWISHPVFAQHQPGTGHPDSPERTAVIEAELKRQDIWRHLQTAEAEEISDTRLALVHPRKYLRSLEACQPQPDKIYRIDDDTVMNHGSLKAARYAAGAVVQAVDMVMNKKAWHAFCAIRPPGHHAHSDKAGGFCLLNNVAAGVMHAIAEYRLQRIAVIDFDVHYGDGTAEIFKDDPRVLFMNLFETDLFPFPETNHSANGANMLHLPFASNTGSRVFRTTVREKWLNKLTAFKPELVLLSAGFDGHKQDETGRLNLHEADFAWLTHKIIQAASSCPGRIVSVLEGGYTLEPLAKSAAAHIGVLAGLPKADYVTAYQRHLKRGQKRGDSQSSEWQSKLLNERLSENKIQGFQTTF is encoded by the coding sequence ATGAAAAAACTCATTCGACGACTGCGTACGCGCCTACGCCGCCTCTTGGGTAAAAATGCGCGTACGGTCTGGATTTCTCATCCCGTTTTTGCGCAACACCAACCCGGCACAGGTCATCCCGACTCGCCCGAACGCACTGCCGTTATCGAGGCGGAGCTCAAACGTCAGGATATTTGGCGGCATCTGCAAACTGCCGAAGCCGAAGAAATCAGCGATACCCGCCTCGCCTTGGTTCACCCGCGCAAATATCTGCGCTCGCTCGAAGCCTGCCAGCCCCAACCGGACAAAATCTACCGCATCGACGACGATACCGTCATGAACCATGGTTCGCTTAAAGCCGCCCGTTACGCCGCAGGGGCTGTCGTTCAGGCGGTAGATATGGTGATGAATAAGAAAGCATGGCACGCCTTTTGCGCCATCCGCCCACCCGGACACCACGCGCACAGCGATAAGGCAGGCGGTTTCTGCCTATTAAACAACGTCGCCGCAGGCGTCATGCACGCCATCGCCGAATATCGACTCCAACGCATCGCCGTCATCGACTTCGACGTCCATTACGGCGACGGCACAGCGGAAATCTTCAAAGATGACCCGCGCGTCCTGTTTATGAACCTTTTTGAAACCGACCTCTTCCCATTTCCCGAAACCAACCATTCCGCCAACGGCGCCAATATGTTGCACCTGCCTTTCGCGTCCAACACCGGCAGCCGCGTCTTCCGCACTACCGTACGCGAAAAATGGTTGAACAAACTGACCGCATTCAAACCCGAACTGGTCTTACTGTCCGCAGGTTTCGACGGACACAAACAAGACGAAACAGGTCGTCTGAACCTGCACGAAGCCGATTTTGCTTGGCTAACCCACAAAATCATCCAAGCCGCATCAAGCTGCCCCGGCAGAATCGTTTCCGTACTGGAAGGCGGCTACACGCTCGAACCTTTGGCAAAATCCGCCGCAGCCCATATCGGCGTCTTGGCAGGACTCCCCAAAGCAGACTATGTTACCGCCTATCAAAGACACTTGAAACGCGGGCAAAAAAGGGGAGATTCCCAGTCTTCCGAATGGCAATCTAAATTATTAAACGAAAGATTATCTGAAAATAAGATTCAAGGTTTTCAGACGACCTTTTAG
- a CDS encoding phosphoglycolate phosphatase — protein sequence MTAAIEHVQAAAFDLDGTLCDSVPDLAAAAEAMREYLGMEPLPAKTVESYVGDGIGKLVHRVITNDRDQEAAPDLWEKGFVFYMKYYRDHLSDFTRPYPETEAGLALLKSLGIPLVVITNKNEILAAELLKQLGLADYFSLILGGDSLPEKKPSPLPLQHAAEVLGIDPANMIMVGDSRNDIIAAKAAGCLSVGVTFGYGDMTLLSQDKATQPDWIIGSLPEIYENLRPKKAEDDE from the coding sequence ATGACCGCCGCCATCGAACACGTCCAAGCCGCCGCCTTTGATTTGGACGGCACATTATGCGATTCCGTCCCCGACCTTGCCGCCGCAGCCGAAGCCATGCGCGAATATCTCGGTATGGAGCCGCTGCCCGCCAAAACAGTAGAAAGCTACGTCGGCGACGGCATCGGCAAACTCGTCCACCGCGTCATCACCAACGACCGCGACCAAGAAGCCGCGCCCGATTTATGGGAAAAAGGTTTCGTGTTCTACATGAAATACTACCGCGACCACTTGAGCGACTTCACCCGTCCCTACCCCGAAACCGAAGCCGGGCTGGCATTGCTCAAATCGCTGGGCATCCCGCTGGTGGTCATCACCAACAAAAACGAAATCCTCGCCGCCGAACTCTTGAAACAGCTCGGACTCGCCGACTACTTCAGCCTGATTCTCGGCGGCGACAGCCTGCCCGAAAAGAAACCCAGCCCACTGCCGCTGCAACACGCCGCCGAAGTCTTGGGCATCGATCCCGCCAACATGATCATGGTCGGCGACTCCCGCAACGACATCATCGCTGCCAAAGCCGCAGGCTGCCTCAGCGTCGGCGTTACCTTTGGCTACGGCGACATGACCCTGCTCTCGCAAGACAAAGCGACCCAACCCGACTGGATTATCGGCTCACTGCCTGAAATTTATGAAAACCTGCGACCGAAAAAAGCAGAAGACGACGAGTAA
- a CDS encoding transferrin-binding protein gives MKESFKLSMLAIACSIALSACGSSGSGTPSAQPAPTPQQPGNNSGSGGGGDSKQTEDAKKAEEAKKAEEAKKAEEAKKAEEAKKAEEAKKAEEAKKAEEAKKAEEAKKAEEAKKANEANSGQGFGGEGKVMGKALDGGVLVAKKRETGDLEYAKTEAPTASDKNSVVLDGVAINTKDVKAGEFTLGEKSMNGGKADAAQYAVHSGDLLPDVRYGGVADVSDLRDVKQALFVQGTPSGSDTVAAQRGDATYKGIGLHFQNGLPINTRGLQEIFETGSQAKLANLYPAAKATDVTARVNFDQKTINVGINRYSDQTVGGGSGGNRIAGVVKSNARDMAENLSFDGDLHGNTFSNKQGTMQGGFFGAKADQLAGTYSAAGKNQRDEDVVARGVFGAKRQDAAAQAGGQPDAPVAKPDAPVTKPKDDAAAAELKKGETGEQYVLSNIADLTKVVINGTAIALSPVTNKLYQTELGSDYKSFVASGNLSNVVFGAAKLADNAYSLFVQGVMSASLPSGTAKYAGEVLNFRARNLDDKENWVGDTGGYRTTGSFTADVDFDAKTIAGKINSGDRWYMNERAFTANIAGSSFNGKWTSGAQGSVTGGFYGDKAAEMAGRYSYNETPGDNGPSSNNAFGVFGGKKQ, from the coding sequence ATGAAGGAATCATTTAAATTAAGTATGTTGGCGATTGCTTGCAGCATCGCATTGAGTGCATGCGGCTCAAGCGGTAGTGGCACGCCGTCTGCACAGCCTGCACCGACCCCGCAACAGCCGGGCAATAATTCCGGCTCGGGCGGAGGAGGTGATTCAAAACAAACTGAAGACGCTAAGAAAGCCGAAGAGGCCAAGAAAGCTGAAGAGGCCAAGAAAGCTGAAGAGGCCAAGAAAGCTGAAGAGGCCAAGAAAGCTGAAGAGGCCAAGAAAGCTGAAGAGGCCAAGAAAGCTGAAGAGGCCAAGAAAGCTGAAGAAGCTAAGAAAGCCGAAGAAGCCAAGAAAGCCAATGAGGCCAATTCAGGTCAAGGTTTTGGCGGCGAAGGCAAAGTAATGGGCAAGGCTTTGGATGGCGGTGTCTTGGTAGCGAAAAAACGTGAAACCGGCGATTTGGAATATGCCAAAACCGAAGCTCCGACTGCCTCGGATAAAAACAGCGTCGTACTTGATGGTGTCGCCATTAATACCAAAGACGTTAAAGCGGGTGAGTTTACGTTGGGCGAAAAAAGTATGAACGGCGGTAAAGCCGATGCAGCACAATATGCGGTACACAGCGGCGACCTGTTGCCTGACGTTCGTTACGGCGGTGTTGCCGATGTCAGCGATCTGCGTGATGTGAAACAGGCGTTGTTTGTCCAAGGCACGCCGTCAGGCAGTGATACCGTTGCAGCCCAAAGAGGGGATGCAACCTATAAAGGCATCGGCCTGCATTTCCAAAACGGACTGCCGATCAATACAAGAGGTCTGCAAGAAATTTTTGAAACCGGTTCGCAAGCCAAGCTGGCCAATCTGTATCCTGCCGCCAAAGCAACCGATGTTACCGCAAGAGTCAATTTCGACCAAAAAACCATCAATGTCGGCATCAACCGCTATTCCGATCAAACGGTTGGCGGTGGTAGTGGTGGCAACAGGATTGCAGGTGTCGTCAAATCCAATGCGCGCGATATGGCAGAAAACCTGTCCTTCGATGGCGATTTGCACGGAAACACCTTCTCCAACAAGCAAGGTACGATGCAAGGCGGATTCTTTGGTGCGAAGGCAGACCAACTTGCCGGCACATATAGTGCGGCAGGCAAAAACCAACGTGATGAAGACGTAGTGGCGCGCGGTGTGTTTGGTGCAAAACGCCAAGATGCGGCAGCTCAAGCAGGCGGACAGCCTGATGCGCCGGTTGCCAAACCTGATGCGCCCGTAACCAAACCTAAAGATGATGCCGCCGCAGCCGAATTGAAAAAAGGTGAAACAGGCGAGCAATACGTCTTATCGAATATCGCGGACTTGACCAAAGTCGTCATCAACGGTACGGCAATCGCTTTGTCACCTGTTACCAACAAGCTCTATCAAACTGAATTGGGTTCGGACTACAAGTCGTTTGTTGCTTCAGGCAATTTGAGCAATGTCGTCTTCGGTGCGGCAAAACTTGCCGATAATGCCTACTCCTTGTTTGTTCAGGGCGTAATGAGTGCCTCTTTGCCGTCCGGTACGGCCAAATACGCCGGCGAGGTGTTGAATTTCCGTGCCCGCAACTTGGATGATAAGGAAAACTGGGTGGGTGATACAGGAGGCTACCGTACTACCGGTTCGTTTACCGCCGATGTCGATTTTGATGCCAAAACCATCGCCGGTAAAATCAATAGTGGCGACAGATGGTACATGAATGAACGCGCCTTTACTGCCAATATTGCAGGCAGCAGCTTTAACGGCAAATGGACTTCAGGTGCACAAGGCTCTGTAACCGGTGGATTCTACGGCGACAAGGCAGCCGAAATGGCGGGTCGTTACAGTTACAATGAAACCCCAGGTGATAATGGTCCTTCAAGTAATAACGCCTTTGGCGTATTCGGCGGTAAAAAACAATAA
- a CDS encoding carboxymuconolactone decarboxylase family protein → MFQNWPEHTAHVKKSFGELGKNHPKMLQAYGALEQAAAAEALDAKTRELIALAVAITTRCESCISVHAAAAAKAGATESEIAGALATAISLNAGAAYTYALRALEAVDAQR, encoded by the coding sequence ATGTTTCAAAATTGGCCCGAACACACCGCACACGTTAAAAAATCATTCGGCGAGCTGGGTAAAAACCACCCTAAAATGCTGCAAGCCTACGGCGCGCTGGAACAAGCCGCCGCAGCCGAAGCATTGGATGCGAAAACCCGCGAACTGATTGCCCTCGCCGTCGCTATCACCACCCGTTGCGAAAGCTGCATCAGCGTACACGCCGCTGCAGCCGCCAAAGCGGGCGCGACTGAAAGCGAAATCGCCGGTGCGCTGGCGACCGCCATTTCCTTGAACGCAGGCGCAGCCTACACTTATGCCCTGCGTGCTTTGGAAGCGGTTGACGCGCAGCGTTGA
- a CDS encoding AraC family transcriptional regulator — protein sequence MDTLDKLIELAQITGSVDIQCLFRDKWYAPHERRRAHGIAHLVVAGESYIKIEGEPEARLLQTGDLIFFPRSAEHIISSEADCNNCGDTIHISNDGAFTIESSGSGGEKSLDLFCARFEYDEHADIMHDLPETVLIKMDHPSLQCLISMLQYESAHTLSGSRAIVNALSSVLLVLIVRAHLEQGGEAPLGGILNGLRDKRLRQLIQTVVSRPEDEWNIEKMTALANLSRAQLMRLFKQQTGISPHAFVNLIRLRQAAVLLRQTADSVLSVALNVGFQSETHFGKAFKKQYGISPGQYRKNETADDATMAFEPERSSENG from the coding sequence ATGGACACTTTGGACAAACTCATCGAACTGGCGCAAATCACCGGCAGTGTGGACATACAGTGCCTGTTCCGCGACAAATGGTATGCCCCACACGAACGCAGGCGTGCGCACGGTATCGCACACCTCGTCGTCGCAGGAGAAAGCTACATCAAAATCGAAGGCGAACCCGAAGCGCGTCTCTTGCAAACCGGCGACCTTATCTTTTTCCCGCGTAGCGCGGAACACATCATCAGCAGCGAAGCAGACTGCAACAACTGCGGCGATACCATTCATATCAGCAACGATGGCGCGTTTACCATCGAATCTTCAGGCAGCGGCGGCGAAAAAAGCCTCGATTTGTTCTGCGCCCGCTTCGAATACGACGAACACGCCGACATCATGCACGACCTGCCCGAAACCGTCCTCATCAAGATGGACCATCCCTCGCTACAATGCCTTATCTCCATGTTGCAATACGAAAGCGCGCACACGCTTTCCGGCTCGCGCGCCATCGTCAATGCCCTCTCCTCCGTCCTCCTCGTCCTCATCGTCCGCGCCCATCTCGAACAAGGCGGAGAAGCGCCTTTGGGCGGCATACTCAACGGCCTGCGCGACAAACGCCTGCGCCAGCTCATCCAAACCGTCGTCAGCCGCCCCGAAGACGAATGGAACATCGAAAAAATGACCGCGCTTGCCAACCTCTCCCGCGCCCAACTCATGCGCCTGTTCAAACAGCAAACCGGCATCAGCCCCCACGCCTTCGTCAACCTCATCCGCCTGCGCCAAGCCGCCGTACTGCTGCGGCAAACCGCCGATTCCGTCTTATCCGTCGCCTTGAACGTCGGTTTCCAATCCGAAACCCACTTTGGCAAAGCGTTTAAAAAACAATACGGGATTTCGCCGGGGCAGTATCGGAAAAATGAAACGGCAGATGATGCTACCATGGCATTTGAACCCGAAAGGTCATCTGAAAACGGCTAA
- a CDS encoding DUF302 domain-containing protein, whose product MKPIRTFAAAAILAALTACASHGGDAARQPDSRQSSAMNQTHTAVSKYSFDDTVRRLETAVKEKGMTVFAVIDHQAAARQSGLDMQPAKVIVFGTPKAGTPLMQKDPAFALQLPLRVLVTETDGAVQVVFNDTRALVSGSKIEFAEVENTLANAEKLIRKTVTE is encoded by the coding sequence ATGAAACCGATACGCACCTTCGCCGCAGCCGCCATCCTCGCCGCCCTGACCGCCTGCGCTTCACACGGCGGCGATGCCGCCCGACAACCCGATTCCCGACAAAGTTCCGCCATGAATCAAACCCATACCGCCGTCAGCAAATACAGTTTTGACGATACCGTCCGCCGTTTGGAAACCGCCGTCAAAGAAAAAGGCATGACCGTGTTCGCCGTCATCGACCACCAAGCCGCCGCGCGTCAAAGCGGTTTGGACATGCAGCCCGCGAAAGTCATCGTCTTCGGCACGCCCAAAGCCGGCACGCCGCTGATGCAAAAAGACCCCGCCTTCGCCCTGCAACTGCCGTTGCGCGTCCTCGTTACCGAAACCGACGGCGCAGTCCAAGTCGTATTCAACGACACGCGCGCGCTGGTGTCGGGCAGCAAAATCGAGTTTGCCGAAGTGGAAAACACACTCGCCAACGCGGAAAAATTGATCCGTAAAACGGTAACGGAATAG
- a CDS encoding gamma carbonic anhydrase family protein, with protein sequence MNPIRPFLNHTPQIHESCLIDETSVIIGEVSLAEDVSVWPYAVLRGDVNSISIGARSNVQDGSVLHVSHKNAEKPEGSPLVIGEDVTVGHKVMLHGCRIGDRVLIGMGTIILDDTVVESDVMIGAGSLVPPRKRLESGYLYVGSPVKQVRPLTDKEKEFLKYSSAHYVRLSGQHKQSK encoded by the coding sequence ATGAACCCCATCCGCCCATTCTTAAACCATACCCCGCAAATCCACGAATCCTGCCTTATCGATGAAACTTCGGTCATCATCGGCGAAGTATCGCTTGCCGAAGACGTATCCGTCTGGCCGTATGCCGTCTTGCGCGGCGACGTGAACAGCATCAGCATCGGCGCACGCAGCAACGTACAGGACGGCAGCGTCTTGCACGTTTCGCACAAAAACGCCGAAAAACCCGAAGGTTCGCCCCTTGTCATCGGCGAAGACGTAACCGTCGGACACAAAGTCATGCTGCACGGCTGCCGCATCGGCGACCGCGTTTTAATCGGTATGGGAACAATTATTCTGGACGATACTGTCGTCGAAAGCGACGTGATGATAGGCGCAGGCAGCCTCGTGCCGCCGCGCAAACGGCTGGAAAGCGGCTATCTCTATGTCGGCTCGCCCGTCAAACAAGTCCGCCCGCTGACCGACAAGGAAAAAGAATTTTTGAAATACTCGTCCGCGCATTATGTGCGCCTGTCCGGACAACACAAACAGTCAAAATAA
- a CDS encoding septum formation inhibitor Maf: protein MHTLYLASGSPRRREILENLGYAVIRIPADIDETPHSDENAADYVQRMAQEKNAAAVQQWFATHDAQPEYPILTADTTVAYQNHILGKPETEAQAAEMLARLSGQTHQVLTAVCVYWQGKTRGVLQTSDVRFKTLSADEISAYIRSGEPMDKAGAYGIQGLGGMFVEHLQGSFTGVMGLPVYETAGLLERFGLSVPPFA, encoded by the coding sequence ATGCACACACTCTACCTAGCTTCCGGCAGCCCGCGCCGCCGCGAAATCCTCGAAAACCTCGGATATGCGGTTATCCGTATCCCTGCCGACATCGATGAAACACCGCATTCCGACGAAAACGCCGCCGATTATGTGCAACGTATGGCGCAGGAAAAAAATGCCGCCGCTGTCCAGCAATGGTTTGCCACCCACGACGCGCAGCCCGAATATCCAATTCTGACCGCCGACACTACGGTCGCCTATCAAAACCACATTCTCGGCAAACCGGAAACCGAAGCCCAAGCAGCCGAAATGCTCGCACGGCTTTCGGGGCAGACGCATCAGGTGCTGACCGCCGTATGCGTATATTGGCAAGGAAAGACACGCGGCGTTTTGCAAACCAGCGACGTGCGTTTCAAAACCTTGTCTGCCGACGAAATATCCGCCTATATCCGAAGTGGCGAACCGATGGACAAAGCGGGCGCGTATGGCATTCAGGGTCTGGGCGGCATGTTTGTCGAGCATTTGCAAGGCAGCTTCACCGGCGTGATGGGCCTGCCCGTTTACGAAACGGCCGGCTTGTTGGAACGATTCGGATTGAGCGTTCCCCCATTTGCCTGA
- a CDS encoding rhodanese-like domain-containing protein, translating into MKKLLTAALTAAALVLPAAVSYAAPAAKVAGAQPAKAKGVWIDVRSEEEFKSGHLQGAVNIPHDQIVERIKSVSPDKNAPVNLYCRSGRRAEAALTELKKAGYTNVTNHGGYEDLVKKGLK; encoded by the coding sequence ATGAAAAAATTGCTGACTGCCGCGCTGACTGCCGCCGCACTCGTCCTGCCTGCCGCCGTATCCTATGCCGCGCCCGCCGCCAAAGTCGCCGGCGCGCAACCTGCCAAAGCAAAAGGCGTATGGATTGACGTACGTTCCGAAGAAGAATTCAAATCCGGCCACCTGCAAGGCGCGGTCAACATTCCACACGACCAAATCGTCGAACGCATCAAAAGCGTCAGCCCCGACAAAAACGCACCCGTCAACCTCTATTGCCGCAGCGGCCGCCGTGCCGAAGCCGCGCTTACCGAGTTGAAAAAAGCAGGCTACACCAACGTAACCAACCACGGCGGTTACGAAGACTTGGTGAAAAAAGGTTTGAAATAA
- a CDS encoding heme oxygenase: MSETQELTFAKRLKEQTTTIHDSVDNLVMSVEPFTNKENYIKFLKLQSVFHKAVDHIYKDPELNKAIPELEYMARYDAVTQDLADLGDKPYEYGKPLPHETGNKAIGWLYCAEGSNLGAAFLFKHAQKLDYNGEHGARHLAPHPNGRGKHWRAFVEHLNALGLSPEAEAEAIQGAKDAFAFYKVVLRETFDLPAGAEAPEGFVPHRH, translated from the coding sequence ATGAGCGAAACACAAGAGCTGACTTTTGCCAAACGGCTGAAAGAGCAAACCACCACCATTCACGACAGCGTGGACAATTTGGTCATGTCTGTCGAGCCGTTTACCAACAAAGAGAATTACATCAAATTCTTGAAGCTGCAATCCGTGTTCCACAAAGCGGTCGATCATATCTATAAAGACCCCGAATTGAACAAAGCCATTCCCGAGCTGGAATACATGGCGCGTTACGACGCGGTAACGCAAGACTTGGCGGATTTGGGCGACAAACCTTACGAATACGGCAAACCGCTGCCGCACGAAACTGGCAATAAAGCCATCGGCTGGCTGTATTGCGCCGAAGGTTCCAATTTGGGCGCAGCATTTTTGTTTAAACACGCGCAGAAGCTGGATTACAACGGCGAACACGGTGCGCGCCACCTCGCCCCCCATCCGAACGGACGCGGTAAACATTGGCGTGCCTTTGTCGAGCATTTGAATGCTTTGGGCTTAAGCCCTGAAGCTGAAGCCGAAGCGATTCAAGGTGCAAAAGATGCATTTGCGTTCTACAAAGTCGTTCTGCGCGAAACATTTGACCTGCCTGCAGGTGCGGAAGCTCCGGAAGGCTTTGTTCCGCATCGTCATTAA
- the yajC gene encoding preprotein translocase subunit YajC codes for MNQAVSQLVPFVLIMALAYFLLLRPQNKKFKEHQAMLTTLKVGDKVVLVAGFRGRITKVGEQFFTVDIGQGAKIEVEVERNAIAAKAE; via the coding sequence ATGAATCAAGCAGTGTCCCAATTGGTCCCTTTCGTACTGATTATGGCGTTGGCCTACTTCCTGCTCCTACGCCCTCAAAACAAGAAATTCAAAGAACACCAAGCCATGCTTACCACTTTGAAAGTCGGCGATAAGGTTGTTTTGGTAGCAGGTTTCAGAGGCCGTATTACCAAAGTCGGCGAACAGTTTTTTACCGTGGACATCGGTCAAGGTGCAAAAATCGAAGTCGAAGTGGAACGTAACGCGATTGCCGCCAAAGCCGAGTAA